The Arachis duranensis cultivar V14167 chromosome 9, aradu.V14167.gnm2.J7QH, whole genome shotgun sequence genomic sequence TCAGCGTCATTACAACTCTTCACTCAACTTTTCTTTACAGGTCTTCCTATCTCTCTCttgctttttctctctctattgTCCCCATTATATATAAGCCCCTCTCAGATCTCATCGCCACCACAACGCAATGCACCGTGTCAACCCTCTTTCAAACACCACCAGATAGGCATCTAAAGTTTATTTAGTTCATATTTCTTATTGGTTCTAAAACGCTACCGTTTTGGGCTTCTTATTTTATTACCATTATGGAAGATACGAGTGGCAAAAAGAGGGTCCGTTGTGACTCGGACGACTCAGTGCTGGAATCGCCCGAGGCGAAGCGACTCAGGGACGATTTACTCGAGTTCTTCAACGACGCCGACGAAGCGCCTTCCACTCAGGATCTTGACTCCGTCATGAGGAGCTTGCAAGAGGAGATTTCCGCGTCTTCCTCGCAAGCTCCGTTCCCCGTGACGTCAGATTCCGGCGAGTCTCAGCCTCAGATCGGTTACCTTCAGGAGGCTTCTGACGACGAGCTTGGCCTTCCGCCGCCGGGGAACTCCTTGGTGGTGCTGGAGGAGAACGGAGAGGACGCTGCGGCTGAGTTGGTACGTGTTTCGTCTGACTCGTCCGGAATAGGCGAGTTATGGGAATTTGAGGATCGGATCCCGAGTTACGACTCGTTTGGTTTTGAAAACGGATTTGCTTATGAGAGCAACACTGATTACGTAGCATTTGATGGCCTTTTCGATCACTCTGATGTATATTATGACTCGGCCGATTTCACTGAGTCGTGGCGGCACGAGTCCTTGCCGGCACAA encodes the following:
- the LOC107467511 gene encoding uncharacterized protein LOC107467511 — its product is MEDTSGKKRVRCDSDDSVLESPEAKRLRDDLLEFFNDADEAPSTQDLDSVMRSLQEEISASSSQAPFPVTSDSGESQPQIGYLQEASDDELGLPPPGNSLVVLEENGEDAAAELVRVSSDSSGIGELWEFEDRIPSYDSFGFENGFAYESNTDYVAFDGLFDHSDVYYDSADFTESWRHESLPAQ